Proteins found in one Carassius auratus strain Wakin chromosome 12, ASM336829v1, whole genome shotgun sequence genomic segment:
- the LOC113112177 gene encoding carbonic anhydrase-related protein 10-like has product MCITNTTEAEPVSSITFRSKDEAIFSVLSKDRDVQDPWVCTNSDLELRGTKDLKAAEHVFASLNFSTIASTEVGGTMYNTGRHVSLRLDKEHLVNISGGPMTYSHRLEEIRLHFGSEDGQGSEHLLNGQAFSGEVQLIHYNHELYTNYTEAAKSPNGLVIVSIFMKISETSNSFLNRMLNRDTITRITYKNDAYLLSGLNIEEVYPETASFITYEGSMTIPPCYETATWILMNKPIYVTKMQMHSMRLLSQNQPSQIFLSMSDNVRPVQPLNNRCIRTNINFSMQGKDCPNNRAQKLQYRVNEWLLK; this is encoded by the exons atcgagatgtaCAGGACCCCTGGGTTTGTACGAACTCAGACCTGGAACTTCGTGGAACGAAGGATTTGAAGGCCGCTGAGCATGTCTttgcctccctgaacttctcaaccATCGCCTCGACAGAG GTTGGTGGGACGATGTACAACACCGGCCGCCATGTCTCACTCCGGCTCGACAAAGAGCACCTGGTGAACATCTCCGGTGGACCAATGACATATAGCCATCGTCTTGAGGAGATCAGGTTACACTTTGGAAGTGAGGATGGACAGGGCTCTGAGCATCTTCTCAACGGCCAGGCCTTTTCTGGGGAG GTGCAGCTTATACATTACAACCATGAACTGTacacaaactacacagaagcTGCTAAGAGTCCAAATGGCTTGGTGATAGTGTCTATATTTATGAAG ATATCCGAGACTTCAAATTCATTTCTGAATCGGATGTTGAACAGAGACACCATCACAAGAATAACATATAAGA ATGATGCATACCTTCTCTCGGGGCTAAACATTGAGGAGGTTTATCCAGAGACAGCAAGTTTTATCACTTACGAAGGGTCTATGACAATCCCACCATGCTACGAGACTGCAACATGGATTCTAATGAACAAGCCAATTTACGTCACAAAGATGCag ATGCATTCCATGCGACTGCTAAGTCAGAACCAGCCCTCGCAGATATTCCTCAGCATGAGTGACAACGTGCGCCCAGTACAGCCTCTGAACAACCGCTGTATCCGCACCAACATCAACTTCAGCATGCAGGGCAAGGACTGCCCCAACAACAGGGCACAGAAGTTACAATACCGAG tgaatgaatggctgctgaaataG